Proteins encoded within one genomic window of Gadus macrocephalus chromosome 18, ASM3116895v1:
- the cmn gene encoding calymmin isoform X25, producing MGLYQGVSRATGQAMRTAVLLLFLQEVQMRGYGPAGGVPNGYAAGYGSTYGVPNGQRAPTNGMEVQNGRGIGRMLMPSKGVGGPSGAQNGQGREPIKGAGGAAFARPQSNGNGAHAGKPYGQGTKGNGYGAQFGPSSRRAMNGNGYGAHAGQANGQGTKGNGYAAQAGQNNGQANKGNGYAAHAGPNNGQATKGNGYGAQAGQGNGQATKGNGYGAHAGPNNGQATKGNGYGAHAGTNNGQATKGNGYSAHARPNNGQVTKGNGYGAQAGQGNGQANKGNGYGAHAGPNNGQATKGNGYGVHPGPNNGQGTKGNGYGAHAGTNNGQATKGNGNGAQAGQGYGQATKGNGYGAQAGQGNGQATKGNGYGAHAGPANGQGTKGNGYGAHAGQTNGKAAKGNGYGAYAGQANGGNAHLGATGKPTKGNGQPTYGAGQGLGVNQGPQLAGNPMTGGYGAQPSRGPAKTAGYQRAGSALGAGFLPGGMKGPKPAGYGSQNGQGAKPNGYQPAAAVPNGYGARFNGYGAHAGPTNGQGTKGNGYGAQAGTANGQGTKGNGYGAQAGPANGQGTKGKGYGAQAGLANGQGTKGNGYGAGAGVAKGNQGQAKGVLAGFLPGRGNPSPAADKAVYSGVPNGYGAQPNGYDPAAAEAPGGPANGYGAKQKGYGAPEAGAVSPSAAALGPSAGADGPGSAVKGVNGDYDRGVQTGKGQSGTQSADQQKVSNNKGESGVSPDHIHESLGGFPLVDTHGKPQEMPPTQLQSHSSSPEPDITPEPKPAEPEPEPTQDQNVTQHPEERVTDVLLEATPQPGVTESGPEVPQGTQSTPEMGYLTGSELPEQNAPETALLPGPELTGLLAPEGVDGLAPLPETVATTKGDIGQELVPERAVIQHQLPTPGEGSLVETASKPEKSAGASISVEGSKAAKPDCGLATAGGQWMKIPRPDYGAELGPSGTNQKGYGAGAAFLNKFGGKPNGRTAGPYTNGGGAYPNGGGAYPNGGGAYPNGGGAKASKPGYGAGKGGGYNVPGHGAGFGSPYGQQPGELCSIRLSILLQTKPIHCVV from the exons ATGGGGTTATATCAGGGGGTTTCCCGGGCGACGGGCCAGGCGATGCGGACGGCGGTGTTGCTGCTGTTCCTGCAGGAGGTGCAGATGAGAG GATATGGACCTGCTGGTGGGGTTCCCAACGGATACGCTGCGG GTTATGGCTCTACTTATGGAGTACCCAACGGACAAAGAGCTCCAACAAATG GAATGGAAGTTCAAAATGGCCGCGGCATCGGAAGAATGTTGATGCCTTCTAAAG GTGTGGGCGGGCCTTCAGGGGCTCAGAACGGACAGGGAAGGGAGCCAATCAAAGGGGCAG GTGGCGCTGCCTTCGCTCGTCCCCAGTCTAATG GTAATGGTGCCCATGCAGGAAAACCATATGGACAGGGAACTAAAGGAAACG GATATGGGGCTCAATTTGGACCTTCAAGCAGACGGGCCATGAACGGAAACG GTTACGGTGCTCACGCAGGACAGGCGAACGGACAGGGAACCAAAGGAAACG GTTACGCTGCGCAAGCAGGACAAAATAATGGACAAGCAAACAAAGGAAATG GTTACGCTGCACACGCAGGACCAAATAATGGACAAGCAACCAAAGGAAACG GTTATGGTGCTCAGGCAGGACAAGGCAACGGACAGGCAACTAAAGGAAATG GTTATGGTGCACACGCTGGACCAAATAATGGACAAGCAACCAAAGGAAACG GTTATGGTGCACACGCAGGAACAAATAATGGACAAGCAACCAAAGGAAACG GTTACAGTGCTCATGCCAGACCAAATAATGGACAAGTAACCAAAGGAAatg GTTATGGTGCTCAGGCAGGACAAGGCAACGGACAAGCAAACAAAGGAAACG GATACGGTGCACACGCTGGACCAAATAATGGACAAGCAACTAAAGGAAACG GTTACGGTGTTCACCCAGGACCGAATAATGGACAGGGAACCAAAGGAAACG GTTATGGTGCACACGCAGGAACAAATAATGGACAAGCAACCAAAGGAAACG GTAATGGTGCTCAGGCAGGACAAGGCTACGGACAGGCAACCAAAGGAAATG GTTATGGTGCTCAGGCAGGACAAGGCAACGGACAGGCAACCAAAGGAAATG GTTACGGGGCCCACGCTGGACCAGCTAATGGACAGGGAACGAAAGGAAACG GTTATGGTGCACATGCAGGTCAAACTAATGGAAAAGCAGCCAAAGGCAACG GTTATGGCGCCTATGCTGGACAGGCTAACGGAGGAAACG CTCACCTCGGAGCCACCGGTAAACCAACGAAGGGCAACGGACAACCAACCTATG GAGCAGGTCAGGGCCTCGGTGTCAACCAGGGCCCCCAGCTGGCTGGGAACCCCATGACAG GAGGTTATGGAGCTCAGCCCAGCAGAG GTCCTGCAAAGACTGCTGGGTACCAAAGGGCCGGTTCAGCGCTAGGAGCTGGGTTCCTCCCAGGAGGGATGAAGGGGCCAAAGCCAG CTGGTTATGGGTCTCAGAACGGTCAAGGTGCCAAACCAAACG GCTACCAGCCAGCTGCTGCTGTGCCTAATGGCTATGGAGCCCGGTTCAACG GTTATGGTGCGCATGCAGGACCAACTAATGGACAAGGAACCAAAGGAAACG GTTATGGTGCCCAAGCAGGAACAGCTAATGGACAAGGAACCAAAGGAAACG GTTATGGTGCCCAAGCAGGACCAGCTAATGGACAAGGAACCAAAGGAAAGG GTTATGGTGCACAGGCTGGCTTGGCTAATGGACAAGGAACCAAAGGAAACG GTTACGGTGCTGGAGCCGGTGTTGCCAAGGGAAACCAAGGCCAGGCCAAAG GTGTGTTAGCTGGGTTCCTCCCAGGACGTGGCAACCCCAGCCCGGCAGCAGATAAAGCAG TTTATTCTGGTGTTCCAAACGGATACGGAGCCCAACCAAATG GTTACGACCCCGCCGCGGCAGAAGCACCAGGGGGTCCTGCGAACGGATATGGCGCTAAGCAGAAGG GCTATGGCGCGCCTGAAGCTGGAGCCGTCTCCCCGAGCGCTGCAGCTCTGGGGCCCAGTGCTGGAGCTGACGGGCCTGGCTCTGCAGTCAAAGGAGTCAACGGTG ACTACGATAGGGGAGTTCAAACGGGGAAGGGCCAATCGGGAACTCAGAGTGCGGATCAGCAGAAGGTATCTAACAACAAGGGTGAGAGCGGAGTCTCACCAGACCACATCCATGAGTCCCTGGGCGGGTTCCCTCTAGTGGACACGCACGGGAAGCCCCAGGAGATGCCTCCAACGCAGCTCCAGTCACACAGCTCCTCACCAGAACCAGACATTACCCCAGAGCCCAAACcagcagaaccagaaccagaacccacCCAAGACCAGAACGTGACCCAGCACCCTGAAGAGCGTGTGACTGATGTTCTGCTAGAGGCCACCCCCCAGCCAGGAGTAACAGAGTCTGGACCTGAGGTTCCTCAGGGAACGCAGTCCACTCCTGAAATGG GGTATTTGACGGGCAGCGAACTGCCCGAGCAGAACGCCCCCGAGACGGCACTCCTCCCTGGGCCCGAGCTCACCGGCCTGCTGGCCCCTGAGGGGGTCGACGGTCTCGCACCGCTGCCCGAAACCGTGGCGACCACTAAAGGGGACATCGGCCAGGAGTTGGTGCCAGAGAGGGCGGTCATCCAGCACCAGCTACCGACGCCCGGCGAGGGGTCTCTGGTTGAGACCGCGAGCAAACCTG AGAAGAGTGCCGGGGCTTCCATCAGTGTGGAGGGGTCTAAAGCTGCCAAACCAG ACTGTGGACTCGCCACAGCAGGGGGCCAGTGGATGAAGATCCCCAGACCTG ATTATGGAGCAGAACTGGGGCCCTCTGGTACCAACCAGAAAG GTTATGGCGCAGGAGCTGCTTTCCTGAACAAATTTGGAGGCAAACCTAACG GACGCACTGCAGGGCCTTACACTAATGGAGGAGGGGCTTATCCTAATGGAGGAGGTGCTTATCCTAATGGAGGAGGGGCTTATCCTAATGGAGGAGGGGCTAAAGCATCCAAACCAG GTTATGGTGCTGGAAAAGGAGGTGGATACAATGTACCAGGACATGGAGCAG GTTTTGGTTCTCCTTACGGTCAACAGCCAGGTGAGCTGTGTTCTATCCGTTTGTCAATTTTATTACAAACCAAACCCATTCACTGTGTAGTATAA
- the cmn gene encoding calymmin isoform X20: MGLYQGVSRATGQAMRTAVLLLFLQEVQMRGYGPAGGVPNGYAAGYGSTYGVPNGQRAPTNGMEVQNGRGIGRMLMPSKGVGGPSGAQNGQGREPIKGAGGAAFARPQSNGNGAHAGKPYGQGTKGNGYGAQFGPSSRRAMNGNGYGAHAGQANGQGTKGNGYAAQAGQNNGQANKGNGYAAHAGPNNGQATKGNGYGAQAGQGNGQATKGNGYGAHAGPNNGQATKGNGYGAHAGTNNGQATKGNGYSAHARPNNGQVTKGNGYGAQAGQGNGQANKGNGYGAHAGPNNGQATKGNGYGVHPGPNNGQGTKGNGYGAHAGQGNGQANKGNGYGAQAGQGNGQATKGNGNGAQAGQGYGQATKGNGYGAQAGQGNGQATKGNGYGAHAGPANGQGTKGNGYGAHAGQTNGKAAKGNGYGAYAGQANGGNAHLGATGKPTKGNGQPTYGAGQGLGVNQGPQLAGNPMTGGYGAQPSRGPAKTAGYQRAGSALGAGFLPGGMKGPKPAGYGSQNGQGAKPNGYQPAAAVPNGYGARFNGYGAHAGPTNGQGTKGNGYGAQAGTANGQGTKGNGYGAQAGPANGQGTKGKGYGAQAGLANGQGTKGNGYGAGAGVAKGNQGQAKGVLAGFLPGRGNPSPAADKAVYSGVPNGYGAQPNGYDPAAAEAPGGPANGYGAKQKGYGAPEAGAVSPSAAALGPSAGADGPGSAVKGVNGDYDRGVQTGKGQSGTQSADQQKVSNNKGESGVSPDHIHESLGGFPLVDTHGKPQEMPPTQLQSHSSSPEPDITPEPKPAEPEPEPTQDQNVTQHPEERVTDVLLEATPQPGVTESGPEVPQGTQSTPEMGYLTGSELPEQNAPETALLPGPELTGLLAPEGVDGLAPLPETVATTKGDIGQELVPERAVIQHQLPTPGEGSLVETASKPEKSAGASISVEGSKAAKPDCGLATAGGQWMKIPRPDYGAELGPSGTNQKGYGAGAAFLNKFGGKPNGRTAGPYTNGGGAYPNGGGAYPNGGGAYPNGGGAKASKPGYGAGKGGGYNVPGHGAGFGSPYGQQPGELCSIRLSILLQTKPIHCVV, from the exons ATGGGGTTATATCAGGGGGTTTCCCGGGCGACGGGCCAGGCGATGCGGACGGCGGTGTTGCTGCTGTTCCTGCAGGAGGTGCAGATGAGAG GATATGGACCTGCTGGTGGGGTTCCCAACGGATACGCTGCGG GTTATGGCTCTACTTATGGAGTACCCAACGGACAAAGAGCTCCAACAAATG GAATGGAAGTTCAAAATGGCCGCGGCATCGGAAGAATGTTGATGCCTTCTAAAG GTGTGGGCGGGCCTTCAGGGGCTCAGAACGGACAGGGAAGGGAGCCAATCAAAGGGGCAG GTGGCGCTGCCTTCGCTCGTCCCCAGTCTAATG GTAATGGTGCCCATGCAGGAAAACCATATGGACAGGGAACTAAAGGAAACG GATATGGGGCTCAATTTGGACCTTCAAGCAGACGGGCCATGAACGGAAACG GTTACGGTGCTCACGCAGGACAGGCGAACGGACAGGGAACCAAAGGAAACG GTTACGCTGCGCAAGCAGGACAAAATAATGGACAAGCAAACAAAGGAAATG GTTACGCTGCACACGCAGGACCAAATAATGGACAAGCAACCAAAGGAAACG GTTATGGTGCTCAGGCAGGACAAGGCAACGGACAGGCAACTAAAGGAAATG GTTATGGTGCACACGCTGGACCAAATAATGGACAAGCAACCAAAGGAAACG GTTATGGTGCACACGCAGGAACAAATAATGGACAAGCAACCAAAGGAAACG GTTACAGTGCTCATGCCAGACCAAATAATGGACAAGTAACCAAAGGAAatg GTTATGGTGCTCAGGCAGGACAAGGCAACGGACAAGCAAACAAAGGAAACG GATACGGTGCACACGCTGGACCAAATAATGGACAAGCAACTAAAGGAAACG GTTACGGTGTTCACCCAGGACCGAATAATGGACAGGGAACCAAAGGAAACG GTTATGGTGCACACGCAGGACAAGGCAATGGACAAGCAAACAAGGGAAACG GTTATGGTGCTCAGGCAGGACAAGGCAACGGACAAGCAACCAAAGGAAACG GTAATGGTGCTCAGGCAGGACAAGGCTACGGACAGGCAACCAAAGGAAATG GTTATGGTGCTCAGGCAGGACAAGGCAACGGACAGGCAACCAAAGGAAATG GTTACGGGGCCCACGCTGGACCAGCTAATGGACAGGGAACGAAAGGAAACG GTTATGGTGCACATGCAGGTCAAACTAATGGAAAAGCAGCCAAAGGCAACG GTTATGGCGCCTATGCTGGACAGGCTAACGGAGGAAACG CTCACCTCGGAGCCACCGGTAAACCAACGAAGGGCAACGGACAACCAACCTATG GAGCAGGTCAGGGCCTCGGTGTCAACCAGGGCCCCCAGCTGGCTGGGAACCCCATGACAG GAGGTTATGGAGCTCAGCCCAGCAGAG GTCCTGCAAAGACTGCTGGGTACCAAAGGGCCGGTTCAGCGCTAGGAGCTGGGTTCCTCCCAGGAGGGATGAAGGGGCCAAAGCCAG CTGGTTATGGGTCTCAGAACGGTCAAGGTGCCAAACCAAACG GCTACCAGCCAGCTGCTGCTGTGCCTAATGGCTATGGAGCCCGGTTCAACG GTTATGGTGCGCATGCAGGACCAACTAATGGACAAGGAACCAAAGGAAACG GTTATGGTGCCCAAGCAGGAACAGCTAATGGACAAGGAACCAAAGGAAACG GTTATGGTGCCCAAGCAGGACCAGCTAATGGACAAGGAACCAAAGGAAAGG GTTATGGTGCACAGGCTGGCTTGGCTAATGGACAAGGAACCAAAGGAAACG GTTACGGTGCTGGAGCCGGTGTTGCCAAGGGAAACCAAGGCCAGGCCAAAG GTGTGTTAGCTGGGTTCCTCCCAGGACGTGGCAACCCCAGCCCGGCAGCAGATAAAGCAG TTTATTCTGGTGTTCCAAACGGATACGGAGCCCAACCAAATG GTTACGACCCCGCCGCGGCAGAAGCACCAGGGGGTCCTGCGAACGGATATGGCGCTAAGCAGAAGG GCTATGGCGCGCCTGAAGCTGGAGCCGTCTCCCCGAGCGCTGCAGCTCTGGGGCCCAGTGCTGGAGCTGACGGGCCTGGCTCTGCAGTCAAAGGAGTCAACGGTG ACTACGATAGGGGAGTTCAAACGGGGAAGGGCCAATCGGGAACTCAGAGTGCGGATCAGCAGAAGGTATCTAACAACAAGGGTGAGAGCGGAGTCTCACCAGACCACATCCATGAGTCCCTGGGCGGGTTCCCTCTAGTGGACACGCACGGGAAGCCCCAGGAGATGCCTCCAACGCAGCTCCAGTCACACAGCTCCTCACCAGAACCAGACATTACCCCAGAGCCCAAACcagcagaaccagaaccagaacccacCCAAGACCAGAACGTGACCCAGCACCCTGAAGAGCGTGTGACTGATGTTCTGCTAGAGGCCACCCCCCAGCCAGGAGTAACAGAGTCTGGACCTGAGGTTCCTCAGGGAACGCAGTCCACTCCTGAAATGG GGTATTTGACGGGCAGCGAACTGCCCGAGCAGAACGCCCCCGAGACGGCACTCCTCCCTGGGCCCGAGCTCACCGGCCTGCTGGCCCCTGAGGGGGTCGACGGTCTCGCACCGCTGCCCGAAACCGTGGCGACCACTAAAGGGGACATCGGCCAGGAGTTGGTGCCAGAGAGGGCGGTCATCCAGCACCAGCTACCGACGCCCGGCGAGGGGTCTCTGGTTGAGACCGCGAGCAAACCTG AGAAGAGTGCCGGGGCTTCCATCAGTGTGGAGGGGTCTAAAGCTGCCAAACCAG ACTGTGGACTCGCCACAGCAGGGGGCCAGTGGATGAAGATCCCCAGACCTG ATTATGGAGCAGAACTGGGGCCCTCTGGTACCAACCAGAAAG GTTATGGCGCAGGAGCTGCTTTCCTGAACAAATTTGGAGGCAAACCTAACG GACGCACTGCAGGGCCTTACACTAATGGAGGAGGGGCTTATCCTAATGGAGGAGGTGCTTATCCTAATGGAGGAGGGGCTTATCCTAATGGAGGAGGGGCTAAAGCATCCAAACCAG GTTATGGTGCTGGAAAAGGAGGTGGATACAATGTACCAGGACATGGAGCAG GTTTTGGTTCTCCTTACGGTCAACAGCCAGGTGAGCTGTGTTCTATCCGTTTGTCAATTTTATTACAAACCAAACCCATTCACTGTGTAGTATAA
- the cmn gene encoding calymmin isoform X48 translates to MGLYQGVSRATGQAMRTAVLLLFLQEVQMRGYGPAGGVPNGYAAGYGSTYGVPNGQRAPTNGMEVQNGRGIGRMLMPSKGVGGPSGAQNGQGREPIKGAGGAAFARPQSNGNGAHAGKPYGQGTKGNGYGAQFGPSSRRAMNGNGYGAHAGQANGQGTKGNGYAAQAGQNNGQANKGNGYAAHAGPNNGQATKGNGYGAQAGQGNGQATKGNGYGAHAGPNNGQATKGNGYGAHAGTNNGQATKGNGYSAHARPNNGQVTKGNGYGAQAGQGNGQANKGNGYGAHAGTNNGQATKGNGYGAHAGQTNGKAAKGNGYGAYAGQANGGNAHLGATGKPTKGNGQPTYGAGQGLGVNQGPQLAGNPMTGGYGAQPSRGPAKTAGYQRAGSALGAGFLPGGMKGPKPAGYGSQNGQGAKPNGYQPAAAVPNGYGARFNGYGAHAGPTNGQGTKGNGYGAQAGTANGQGTKGNGYGAQAGPANGQGTKGKGYGAQAGLANGQGTKGNGYGAGAGVAKGNQGQAKGVLAGFLPGRGNPSPAADKAVYSGVPNGYGAQPNGYDPAAAEAPGGPANGYGAKQKGYGAPEAGAVSPSAAALGPSAGADGPGSAVKGVNGDYDRGVQTGKGQSGTQSADQQKVSNNKGESGVSPDHIHESLGGFPLVDTHGKPQEMPPTQLQSHSSSPEPDITPEPKPAEPEPEPTQDQNVTQHPEERVTDVLLEATPQPGVTESGPEVPQGTQSTPEMGYLTGSELPEQNAPETALLPGPELTGLLAPEGVDGLAPLPETVATTKGDIGQELVPERAVIQHQLPTPGEGSLVETASKPEKSAGASISVEGSKAAKPDCGLATAGGQWMKIPRPDYGAELGPSGTNQKGYGAGAAFLNKFGGKPNGRTAGPYTNGGGAYPNGGGAYPNGGGAYPNGGGAKASKPGYGAGKGGGYNVPGHGAGFGSPYGQQPGELCSIRLSILLQTKPIHCVV, encoded by the exons ATGGGGTTATATCAGGGGGTTTCCCGGGCGACGGGCCAGGCGATGCGGACGGCGGTGTTGCTGCTGTTCCTGCAGGAGGTGCAGATGAGAG GATATGGACCTGCTGGTGGGGTTCCCAACGGATACGCTGCGG GTTATGGCTCTACTTATGGAGTACCCAACGGACAAAGAGCTCCAACAAATG GAATGGAAGTTCAAAATGGCCGCGGCATCGGAAGAATGTTGATGCCTTCTAAAG GTGTGGGCGGGCCTTCAGGGGCTCAGAACGGACAGGGAAGGGAGCCAATCAAAGGGGCAG GTGGCGCTGCCTTCGCTCGTCCCCAGTCTAATG GTAATGGTGCCCATGCAGGAAAACCATATGGACAGGGAACTAAAGGAAACG GATATGGGGCTCAATTTGGACCTTCAAGCAGACGGGCCATGAACGGAAACG GTTACGGTGCTCACGCAGGACAGGCGAACGGACAGGGAACCAAAGGAAACG GTTACGCTGCGCAAGCAGGACAAAATAATGGACAAGCAAACAAAGGAAATG GTTACGCTGCACACGCAGGACCAAATAATGGACAAGCAACCAAAGGAAACG GTTATGGTGCTCAGGCAGGACAAGGCAACGGACAGGCAACTAAAGGAAATG GTTATGGTGCACACGCTGGACCAAATAATGGACAAGCAACCAAAGGAAACG GTTATGGTGCACACGCAGGAACAAATAATGGACAAGCAACCAAAGGAAACG GTTACAGTGCTCATGCCAGACCAAATAATGGACAAGTAACCAAAGGAAatg GTTATGGTGCTCAGGCAGGACAAGGCAACGGACAAGCAAACAAAGGAAACG GTTATGGTGCACACGCAGGAACAAATAATGGACAAGCAACCAAAGGAAACG GTTATGGTGCACATGCAGGTCAAACTAATGGAAAAGCAGCCAAAGGCAACG GTTATGGCGCCTATGCTGGACAGGCTAACGGAGGAAACG CTCACCTCGGAGCCACCGGTAAACCAACGAAGGGCAACGGACAACCAACCTATG GAGCAGGTCAGGGCCTCGGTGTCAACCAGGGCCCCCAGCTGGCTGGGAACCCCATGACAG GAGGTTATGGAGCTCAGCCCAGCAGAG GTCCTGCAAAGACTGCTGGGTACCAAAGGGCCGGTTCAGCGCTAGGAGCTGGGTTCCTCCCAGGAGGGATGAAGGGGCCAAAGCCAG CTGGTTATGGGTCTCAGAACGGTCAAGGTGCCAAACCAAACG GCTACCAGCCAGCTGCTGCTGTGCCTAATGGCTATGGAGCCCGGTTCAACG GTTATGGTGCGCATGCAGGACCAACTAATGGACAAGGAACCAAAGGAAACG GTTATGGTGCCCAAGCAGGAACAGCTAATGGACAAGGAACCAAAGGAAACG GTTATGGTGCCCAAGCAGGACCAGCTAATGGACAAGGAACCAAAGGAAAGG GTTATGGTGCACAGGCTGGCTTGGCTAATGGACAAGGAACCAAAGGAAACG GTTACGGTGCTGGAGCCGGTGTTGCCAAGGGAAACCAAGGCCAGGCCAAAG GTGTGTTAGCTGGGTTCCTCCCAGGACGTGGCAACCCCAGCCCGGCAGCAGATAAAGCAG TTTATTCTGGTGTTCCAAACGGATACGGAGCCCAACCAAATG GTTACGACCCCGCCGCGGCAGAAGCACCAGGGGGTCCTGCGAACGGATATGGCGCTAAGCAGAAGG GCTATGGCGCGCCTGAAGCTGGAGCCGTCTCCCCGAGCGCTGCAGCTCTGGGGCCCAGTGCTGGAGCTGACGGGCCTGGCTCTGCAGTCAAAGGAGTCAACGGTG ACTACGATAGGGGAGTTCAAACGGGGAAGGGCCAATCGGGAACTCAGAGTGCGGATCAGCAGAAGGTATCTAACAACAAGGGTGAGAGCGGAGTCTCACCAGACCACATCCATGAGTCCCTGGGCGGGTTCCCTCTAGTGGACACGCACGGGAAGCCCCAGGAGATGCCTCCAACGCAGCTCCAGTCACACAGCTCCTCACCAGAACCAGACATTACCCCAGAGCCCAAACcagcagaaccagaaccagaacccacCCAAGACCAGAACGTGACCCAGCACCCTGAAGAGCGTGTGACTGATGTTCTGCTAGAGGCCACCCCCCAGCCAGGAGTAACAGAGTCTGGACCTGAGGTTCCTCAGGGAACGCAGTCCACTCCTGAAATGG GGTATTTGACGGGCAGCGAACTGCCCGAGCAGAACGCCCCCGAGACGGCACTCCTCCCTGGGCCCGAGCTCACCGGCCTGCTGGCCCCTGAGGGGGTCGACGGTCTCGCACCGCTGCCCGAAACCGTGGCGACCACTAAAGGGGACATCGGCCAGGAGTTGGTGCCAGAGAGGGCGGTCATCCAGCACCAGCTACCGACGCCCGGCGAGGGGTCTCTGGTTGAGACCGCGAGCAAACCTG AGAAGAGTGCCGGGGCTTCCATCAGTGTGGAGGGGTCTAAAGCTGCCAAACCAG ACTGTGGACTCGCCACAGCAGGGGGCCAGTGGATGAAGATCCCCAGACCTG ATTATGGAGCAGAACTGGGGCCCTCTGGTACCAACCAGAAAG GTTATGGCGCAGGAGCTGCTTTCCTGAACAAATTTGGAGGCAAACCTAACG GACGCACTGCAGGGCCTTACACTAATGGAGGAGGGGCTTATCCTAATGGAGGAGGTGCTTATCCTAATGGAGGAGGGGCTTATCCTAATGGAGGAGGGGCTAAAGCATCCAAACCAG GTTATGGTGCTGGAAAAGGAGGTGGATACAATGTACCAGGACATGGAGCAG GTTTTGGTTCTCCTTACGGTCAACAGCCAGGTGAGCTGTGTTCTATCCGTTTGTCAATTTTATTACAAACCAAACCCATTCACTGTGTAGTATAA